A genomic window from Silene latifolia isolate original U9 population chromosome Y, ASM4854445v1, whole genome shotgun sequence includes:
- the LOC141631131 gene encoding uncharacterized protein LOC141631131 — MQALLSKPEPGEPLSLYLSVTEVAVSAVLVREQEGVKHPGAVVGMVLKLPQGDLLVQAVQCEFKATNNEAAYEALILGLQLAQDLKIRPIQVYRDSQLIVNHVNSSYAAKDPTMMAYLEIAQELKLIFKTFNIKQIPRDQNVEADSLAALGATFKSGKISTIPIVYVLEPAISKAG, encoded by the exons ATGCAGG CACTCCTATCAAAGCCAGAACCCGGAGAGCCCTTGTCTTTGTACCTCTCAGTAACAGAGGTGGCTGTCAGCGCAGTGTTAGTTCGAGAGCAAGAAGGAGTAAAGCATCCG GGAGCAGTAGTTGGCATGGTCCTTAAGTTGCCCCAAGGGGACCTGTTGGTTCAGGCAGTTCAGTGCgaattcaaagctaccaacaacgaAGCAGCATATGAAGCCTTAATCTTGGGTCTGCAGCTAGCCCAGGACTTAAAAATTAGGCCCATCCAGGTATACAGGGACTCCCAACTTATCGTAAACCATGTAAATAGCTCTTATGCAGCTAAGGACCCCACCATGATGGCTTACCTAGAAATAGCGCAAGAGTTGAAACTCATATTCAAGACCTTCAACATTAAGCAAATCCCCAGGGACCAGAATGTGGAGGCTGATTCCTTAGCtgccctgggggcaacattcaaatcAGGTAAAATCTCTACCATACCTATCGTCTATGTACTGGAACCTGCAATATCAAAAGCGGGATAG